The Vibrio echinoideorum genome includes a region encoding these proteins:
- the arsJ gene encoding organoarsenical effux MFS transporter ArsJ, with product MFSNLSKSVRQYMLVTFNYWNFTITDGALRMLVVLYFYDLGYSSLEIASLFLFYEFFGVVTNLIGGWLGARLGLNKTMNIGLGMQVVALGMLAVPSAMLTIPWVMAAQALSGIAKDLNKMSAKSSIKTLVPDEQQGALYKWIAILTGSKNALKGAGFFIGGLLLSTIGFQYAVLAMAAVLTLVFIGSLMSLEADMGKAKTKPKFKQIFSKSESINILSAARMFLFGARDVWFVIALPIYLGSVFGWDHSWVGGFLAAWTIAYGFVQGIAPKITGKAQGKVPDGHAALLWAGALAIVTAGIAYAVQIGWQPELVIIGGLMVFGAIFAVNSSLHSYLIVSYAKGDGVSLDVGFYYMANAMGRLIGTILSGLVFQMAGLSACLWVSFAFLAITTVISLRLPKVTQVSSA from the coding sequence ATGTTTTCAAATCTAAGTAAGAGTGTTCGCCAATACATGTTGGTGACATTTAACTACTGGAACTTCACCATTACTGATGGTGCACTTCGTATGCTGGTGGTCTTGTATTTCTATGACCTTGGCTACAGTTCGTTAGAGATCGCCTCACTGTTCCTTTTCTATGAATTCTTTGGTGTGGTGACCAACCTAATCGGTGGCTGGTTAGGGGCGCGTCTTGGTCTCAATAAGACCATGAACATCGGATTGGGTATGCAAGTCGTCGCCTTGGGTATGCTCGCCGTGCCAAGCGCAATGTTGACAATTCCTTGGGTGATGGCCGCTCAGGCGTTGTCTGGTATCGCCAAAGATCTTAATAAGATGAGTGCCAAGAGCTCAATCAAAACCTTAGTCCCTGATGAACAGCAAGGTGCGCTTTATAAATGGATTGCGATTCTAACCGGCTCTAAGAATGCATTGAAAGGTGCAGGATTTTTTATTGGTGGTTTGCTGCTTTCGACGATTGGTTTCCAATACGCAGTGCTTGCGATGGCTGCTGTGCTGACATTGGTGTTCATCGGAAGTTTGATGAGCTTGGAAGCGGACATGGGTAAAGCGAAAACCAAGCCCAAGTTTAAGCAGATTTTCTCTAAATCTGAATCCATCAACATCTTGTCTGCGGCTCGTATGTTCCTATTCGGTGCCCGTGACGTGTGGTTTGTGATTGCTCTGCCGATCTATCTAGGTAGCGTGTTTGGCTGGGACCACTCATGGGTAGGTGGCTTCTTAGCGGCTTGGACCATCGCTTATGGCTTTGTACAGGGCATCGCACCTAAGATTACTGGTAAAGCTCAAGGCAAGGTGCCAGATGGGCATGCGGCGCTATTATGGGCGGGTGCGTTGGCTATCGTGACTGCCGGTATTGCTTACGCGGTACAGATCGGTTGGCAACCAGAGTTAGTCATCATCGGTGGTTTGATGGTGTTTGGTGCCATCTTCGCGGTGAATTCATCATTGCACTCATACTTAATTGTGAGTTATGCGAAAGGTGATGGTGTGTCTCTTGATGTCGGTTTCTATTACATGGCGAATGCAATGGGCCGTTTGATTGGTACAATTCTATCAGGGTTAGTATTTCAAATGGCCGGTTTGTCTGCGTGTTTGTGGGTATCCTTCGCGTTTTTAGCGATAACGACGGTGATCTCTCTTCGCTTGCCTAAGGTGACACAAGTTTCTTCTGCATAG
- a CDS encoding cyclin-dependent kinase inhibitor 3 family protein — translation MTHPTWQLDLETGALVLTPCPGTKDADLGASLAQLKAQGVEAIVTALDSEELASKNVSELGEKAQALGMQWFQIEIEDDCAPGADFAAKWQAASPALHQVVDNGGKVAMHCMGGSGRTGLLAAHLLLEKSWELSKIVQEVQSLRPGAFTKPIQVEYISGVANS, via the coding sequence ATGACACATCCAACATGGCAACTAGATTTAGAAACTGGTGCATTAGTACTTACTCCGTGCCCAGGCACCAAAGATGCTGACTTAGGTGCATCTCTAGCACAACTTAAAGCGCAAGGTGTAGAAGCGATTGTGACGGCTCTAGACAGTGAAGAACTGGCGAGCAAGAACGTATCTGAGCTAGGCGAGAAAGCGCAAGCACTAGGCATGCAATGGTTCCAAATCGAGATTGAAGACGACTGTGCCCCGGGTGCTGATTTTGCTGCGAAATGGCAGGCGGCTAGCCCTGCACTACACCAAGTAGTGGATAACGGCGGCAAGGTTGCGATGCATTGCATGGGCGGTTCTGGGCGTACTGGCTTGCTGGCTGCACACCTGCTATTAGAGAAGAGCTGGGAGCTGAGCAAGATTGTTCAAGAAGTACAATCACTTCGCCCGGGCGCATTTACTAAGCCTATTCAGGTTGAATACATTAGTGGCGTAGCGAACAGCTAA
- a CDS encoding metalloregulator ArsR/SmtB family transcription factor encodes MLPHQFFKLLSDETRVRCLMLIVRNECLSVGELTQALQESQPKISRHLAQLRSNGILTDVRQGQWVFYRLSQDLPGWMLKLIDDLIASSCLKTEYQQDIERLEAITSRPQCCV; translated from the coding sequence ATGCTTCCTCACCAATTTTTTAAATTACTGTCTGATGAAACACGAGTGCGTTGCTTAATGCTGATTGTGCGCAATGAATGCCTTTCTGTTGGTGAGTTGACTCAAGCATTACAAGAAAGTCAGCCAAAGATTTCCCGTCACCTAGCGCAGTTGCGCTCAAATGGTATTTTGACGGATGTTCGCCAAGGGCAGTGGGTGTTTTATCGTCTGTCACAAGATTTACCCGGTTGGATGCTCAAGTTAATTGATGACCTTATCGCATCGAGCTGTTTGAAAACGGAATACCAGCAAGATATTGAGCGTTTAGAAGCAATAACTTCACGCCCTCAATGTTGCGTTTAA
- a CDS encoding EAL and HDOD domain-containing protein, with protein MTATYVARQPILNRNKNTLGYELLFRDGERNAYPAHIESNRATYRLIVENFLSVGLNPSIPSSRCFINFPYQSLIRRLPLSLPKDKVVVEILETCKPTDELLEAVKELYQAGYMIALDDFTSMQEWERFLKYTHIVKLDIMQMGLDEACDLVKAHQGKKFSFLAERVETEQEFKQAKEAGFKFFQGYFFSKPEVIKTKYISPEQVIAMELFQEVCKPDVDFQRVESIVAKDVALSYKLLRFVNTMSPRLEVTISSFRQALVYLGQEKLKMFVSLAVASYVSDKKPKELYGLSLQRAQFCQRMSRYQAFEGHTEQAFMIGLFSLLDALLDLSLENLVEQLPLCKSIKVALLRREGPYGILLALEESFEHADWQQIDEHCAELGLNVEQVKTELIEARRWSHTVTNQL; from the coding sequence ATGACCGCTACGTACGTTGCTCGACAACCGATCTTAAATCGTAACAAAAACACGCTCGGTTATGAGTTGTTGTTTCGCGACGGAGAAAGGAATGCCTACCCAGCGCATATTGAGTCAAATAGAGCAACGTATCGCCTTATTGTTGAAAACTTCTTGTCGGTAGGCCTTAACCCTTCGATCCCATCTTCGCGCTGCTTTATCAACTTTCCATACCAAAGCCTGATTCGTCGACTTCCTTTAAGTTTGCCGAAAGACAAGGTGGTGGTAGAGATCCTAGAAACCTGTAAACCAACCGATGAGTTATTAGAAGCAGTCAAAGAGCTCTACCAAGCTGGTTATATGATCGCCCTAGACGATTTTACTTCGATGCAAGAATGGGAACGTTTCCTAAAATACACGCACATTGTTAAGCTCGATATTATGCAAATGGGTTTGGATGAGGCGTGTGATTTGGTAAAAGCTCACCAAGGTAAGAAGTTTAGTTTTCTTGCTGAGCGGGTCGAAACCGAGCAAGAGTTCAAGCAAGCTAAAGAAGCGGGTTTTAAGTTCTTTCAAGGGTATTTCTTTAGTAAGCCCGAAGTCATCAAGACTAAGTACATTAGCCCAGAGCAAGTGATTGCCATGGAGTTATTTCAAGAGGTGTGTAAGCCGGACGTCGACTTCCAACGTGTCGAAAGCATTGTCGCAAAAGATGTTGCTTTGTCCTATAAGCTACTGCGCTTTGTGAACACCATGTCACCTCGTCTTGAAGTCACCATTTCTTCATTCCGTCAGGCCTTGGTTTATCTGGGCCAAGAGAAGCTGAAAATGTTTGTCTCGTTGGCGGTGGCGTCTTATGTCTCTGACAAGAAGCCAAAAGAGCTGTACGGCTTGTCTTTACAGCGCGCTCAATTTTGTCAGCGCATGTCTCGTTATCAGGCATTTGAAGGGCACACTGAGCAGGCCTTTATGATTGGTTTGTTCTCGTTGCTTGATGCACTGCTCGATTTGTCGTTAGAGAACTTAGTCGAGCAGCTGCCTTTGTGTAAAAGCATCAAGGTTGCTTTACTGCGCAGAGAAGGGCCATATGGCATATTATTGGCTCTTGAAGAGAGCTTTGAACATGCTGATTGGCAACAGATTGATGAGCATTGCGCTGAACTTGGACTGAACGTGGAACAAGTTAAAACGGAGCTCATTGAAGCTAGACGCTGGAGCCATACCGTCACCAATCAGCTTTGA
- a CDS encoding ArsJ-associated glyceraldehyde-3-phosphate dehydrogenase, translating to MTVKVGINGFGRIGRLALRAAFDWAELEFVQINDVAGDTATLAHLLEFDSVQGRWNHAVNVEGDEMIVNGQRIKTTQERDIDAVDWSGCDVVLEATGVHRKTSFLNKYLEQGVKRVVVSAPVKEDGVANIVVGVNDAIFDPAVHKIVTAASCTTNCLAPVVKVINEKLGIENAAFTTIHDLTNTQTILDAPHKDLRRARACGMSLIPTTTGSAKAIVEIFPELENRINGHAVRVPLANASLTDIIFEVKQDTTAEEVNAMLKEASENELKGILGFEERPLVSIDYKGDQRSTIVDALSTMLVGKRMVKIYAWYDNEMGYATRTAELVRTVGLA from the coding sequence ATGACAGTTAAAGTAGGTATTAATGGTTTTGGTCGTATCGGCCGTCTAGCACTTCGTGCAGCATTCGATTGGGCTGAGCTAGAGTTTGTTCAGATTAACGATGTTGCTGGCGATACAGCGACACTGGCTCACTTGCTTGAGTTCGATTCTGTTCAAGGTCGCTGGAATCACGCTGTGAATGTAGAAGGTGATGAGATGATCGTCAACGGACAGCGTATCAAGACGACTCAAGAACGCGATATTGATGCTGTTGATTGGTCTGGTTGTGATGTTGTTCTTGAAGCGACCGGTGTTCACCGTAAAACCTCTTTCCTTAATAAATACCTAGAGCAAGGCGTGAAGCGTGTTGTGGTATCGGCTCCAGTGAAAGAAGACGGTGTCGCCAACATCGTAGTTGGTGTGAATGACGCTATCTTCGATCCCGCGGTACATAAGATTGTGACTGCGGCATCTTGTACTACTAACTGTCTTGCGCCTGTTGTGAAGGTGATTAACGAGAAGTTAGGCATCGAGAACGCAGCCTTTACCACTATTCACGATCTAACCAATACACAAACTATATTAGATGCGCCGCACAAAGATCTACGTCGTGCTCGTGCATGTGGTATGAGTCTTATCCCGACAACGACAGGCAGCGCTAAAGCGATTGTTGAGATCTTCCCAGAGCTTGAAAACCGCATCAACGGCCACGCGGTTCGTGTACCACTAGCGAATGCTTCTCTGACAGACATCATCTTTGAAGTGAAGCAAGACACCACAGCCGAAGAAGTTAACGCGATGCTGAAAGAAGCGTCTGAGAATGAACTTAAAGGCATTCTTGGTTTTGAAGAGCGTCCATTGGTTTCTATTGATTACAAAGGTGACCAACGCTCAACCATCGTGGATGCACTATCAACCATGTTAGTGGGTAAGCGCATGGTTAAGATTTACGCTTGGTACGACAACGAGATGGGCTACGCAACACGTACTGCTGAGCTAGTTCGTACTGTTGGTCTTGCATAA